A genomic stretch from Streptomyces sp. QL37 includes:
- a CDS encoding AMP-binding protein → MSRLSYAHGTSSTELLGDTIGRNLDRAVEAYGDREALVDVVSGRRWTYVEFGAAVDELARGLMGSGVAKGDRVGIWAVNCPEWVLVQYATARIGAVMVNINPSYRAHELEYVLKQARISVLVASLAHRTSDYRALVGQVRPNCPALRAVHHIGDPSWDELTAAAGSVTAEQLAEREAELSCDDPINIQYTSGTTGFPKGATLSHHNILNNGYFVGEMVAYTEHDRVCLPVPFYHCFGMVMGNLGITSHGACIVIPAPSFEPAAVLAAVQRERCTSLYGVPTMFIAELGLPDFASYDLSSLRTGIMAGSPCPVEVMKRVVAQMHMEEVSICYGMTETSPVSTQTRREDDLERRTGTVGRVMPHIEVKVVDPVTGVTLPRGEAGELCTRGYSVMLGYWDQPERTAEVIDAGRWMHTGDLATMREDGYVQIVGRIKDMIIRGGENVYPREIEEFLYGHPKIADVQVVGVPDERYGEEILACVIPRDPADPPTLDEVTAYCRDQLAHYKIPRGLRVLEAFPMTVSGKVRKVELREGYGA, encoded by the coding sequence ATGAGCCGCCTCTCCTACGCACACGGCACCAGCTCCACGGAGCTGCTCGGCGACACCATCGGACGCAACCTGGACCGCGCGGTCGAGGCGTACGGGGACCGGGAGGCCCTGGTCGACGTGGTGTCCGGCCGCCGGTGGACGTACGTCGAATTCGGTGCCGCCGTCGATGAGCTGGCCCGCGGACTGATGGGTTCGGGGGTGGCCAAGGGCGACCGGGTCGGGATCTGGGCGGTCAACTGCCCGGAATGGGTCCTGGTCCAGTACGCCACCGCCCGCATCGGCGCGGTCATGGTCAACATCAATCCGTCCTACCGCGCGCACGAGCTGGAGTACGTGCTGAAACAGGCCAGGATCTCCGTGCTGGTCGCCTCACTCGCCCACCGCACCAGCGACTACCGGGCGCTCGTCGGCCAGGTGCGACCGAACTGCCCCGCACTGCGGGCCGTCCACCACATCGGCGACCCGTCCTGGGACGAGCTGACGGCCGCGGCGGGGTCCGTGACGGCGGAGCAACTGGCGGAGCGCGAGGCGGAGCTGTCGTGCGACGACCCGATCAACATCCAGTACACCTCCGGCACCACCGGATTCCCCAAGGGCGCCACGCTCTCCCACCACAACATCCTCAACAACGGCTACTTCGTGGGGGAGATGGTCGCCTACACCGAGCATGACCGGGTCTGCCTGCCCGTGCCGTTCTACCACTGCTTCGGCATGGTCATGGGGAACCTCGGCATCACCTCGCACGGCGCCTGCATCGTGATCCCCGCGCCGTCCTTCGAGCCCGCCGCCGTGCTGGCCGCCGTCCAGCGGGAACGCTGCACCTCGCTCTACGGCGTGCCCACCATGTTCATCGCGGAACTGGGCCTGCCCGACTTCGCCTCGTACGACCTCTCCTCGCTGCGCACCGGGATCATGGCCGGATCGCCCTGCCCGGTCGAGGTGATGAAGCGGGTCGTCGCCCAGATGCACATGGAGGAGGTCTCCATCTGCTACGGGATGACGGAGACCTCACCGGTCTCCACCCAGACGCGGCGGGAGGACGACCTGGAGCGCCGCACCGGCACGGTCGGCCGGGTGATGCCGCACATCGAGGTGAAGGTCGTCGACCCGGTGACGGGCGTGACCCTCCCACGCGGTGAGGCCGGTGAACTGTGCACCCGGGGCTACAGCGTGATGCTCGGCTACTGGGACCAGCCGGAGCGGACCGCCGAAGTCATCGACGCGGGACGCTGGATGCACACGGGGGACCTCGCGACGATGCGGGAGGACGGCTACGTCCAGATCGTCGGCCGCATCAAGGACATGATCATTCGCGGGGGAGAGAACGTGTATCCGCGCGAGATCGAGGAGTTCCTCTACGGTCATCCGAAGATCGCCGACGTCCAGGTGGTCGGGGTGCCCGACGAGAGGTACGGCGAGGAGATCCTGGCCTGCGTCATTCCCCGCGATCCGGCCGACCCGCCGACGCTCGACGAGGTGACGGCCTACTGCCGGGATCAGCTGGCGCACTACAAGATCCCGCGGGGGCTGCGCGTCCTGGAGGCGTTCCCCATGACCGTCAGCGGCAAGGTCCGGAAGGTCGAACTGCGGGAGGGATACGGCGCGTAG